One region of Chryseobacterium sp. C-71 genomic DNA includes:
- a CDS encoding IS256 family transposase, translating into MIDKEDLLNNKDFYKSFKNGEDLTSFFKELHKKAVEHMLDAELDSHLDNSKHEKTINGNYRNGHATKRIKSSFGESEIKVPRDREGSFEPALVPKRHNIIDGLENIIISFYAKGMSVSDIEEQIKEMYDFDVSTSTISRITNAVASEVVAWQNRPLDEVYLIVWMDGIVFKVRENSKVINKTIYLAVGLNREGKKEVLGMWLGKNESSSFWMNVLTDLKARGVEDILITATDNLNGFTQTIRSVFPQSQTQICVVHQIRNACKYVVWKDRKEFSADMKHIYTAPTKEAAKAALDDFATKWESKYLYAIQSWRTHWDELTVFFEFPIEIRKIIYTTNLIENLNGKIRKYTKNKMSFPTDDAVIKSVYLALKEATKKWTMPIQNWGLILNQFMLIFENRLRL; encoded by the coding sequence ATGATCGACAAAGAAGATTTACTAAACAATAAGGATTTCTACAAATCCTTTAAGAACGGGGAAGATTTAACCTCATTCTTTAAAGAGCTGCACAAAAAAGCAGTAGAACATATGTTGGATGCTGAACTTGACAGCCATCTGGATAATTCAAAACACGAAAAAACCATTAATGGAAACTATCGGAACGGACACGCAACCAAGAGGATAAAGTCCTCATTCGGCGAATCAGAAATAAAAGTTCCCAGAGATAGGGAAGGCAGTTTTGAACCAGCATTAGTTCCAAAGAGACACAATATCATCGATGGTTTGGAGAACATTATCATCTCATTTTATGCTAAAGGGATGAGTGTAAGTGATATTGAAGAGCAAATCAAAGAAATGTATGATTTTGACGTTTCGACTTCCACCATCTCACGAATCACCAATGCTGTTGCCAGCGAAGTGGTTGCCTGGCAGAACCGACCATTGGATGAAGTATATCTGATTGTCTGGATGGACGGGATTGTTTTCAAGGTTCGTGAAAACTCCAAGGTCATCAACAAAACCATTTATTTAGCCGTAGGACTCAATCGTGAAGGTAAAAAAGAAGTTCTCGGGATGTGGCTCGGAAAGAACGAAAGCTCCAGCTTTTGGATGAATGTTCTGACCGATTTAAAAGCTCGTGGCGTAGAAGATATTCTCATCACTGCTACCGATAATCTGAATGGATTTACCCAGACCATTCGCTCGGTTTTTCCGCAATCTCAAACCCAAATCTGCGTAGTTCACCAAATTAGAAATGCATGTAAATATGTTGTCTGGAAAGATAGGAAAGAATTTTCTGCAGATATGAAACACATTTATACTGCCCCCACAAAAGAAGCGGCAAAAGCAGCTTTGGACGACTTTGCAACCAAATGGGAAAGTAAATATCTCTATGCAATACAATCCTGGAGAACTCATTGGGACGAATTAACCGTCTTTTTTGAGTTTCCAATCGAGATTAGAAAAATAATTTACACGACCAATTTAATTGAAAATCTAAACGGGAAAATCCGAAAATACACCAAAAACAAAATGTCTTTCCCTACAGATGATGCAGTTATAAAATCTGTTTATTTAGCATTGAAAGAAGCAACTAAAAAATGGACCATGCCCATCCAAAATTGGGGATTGATTTTAAACCAATTTATGCTTATTTTTGAAAATAGGCTCAGATTATAA